The sequence TATGAGCTAGAGGTCAGCCTGAGCAGCGTGCCCCAGCCTGAGCCGACCGTCGAACCCCAGCCTGAGCCGACCGTCGAACCGCCGGTCACCCCACCACCTGACCCTGGGCCTGAGCCCAACCCCGATGCCAACGTGGTGCAGCAGCGGGTGCAAATTCCGCCGGGCCAGACTAGCGTCCAGGTGTCGGGTCAAGTCAATCAGGATAGAATTCGTCGCTACCTGATCAATGCCCAGGAGGGGCAAGTGTTGGCGCTGAATCTGCCCAGCGTCAGCGGCCCCGTTACCCTAGACGTGCGCTTCCCCAGCGGGGAAATGATTCCCGATGCGTCACGGGTGCTCTCCTGGCAGGGGCAGTTGCCCACTAGCGGTGACTACATTGTGGATGTCAAGTCGGCGCGGCCATCGAATTATGTGTTGCAGGTATCGGCCAACTAGGACTTGACCAAGCTGATGGTGACAGGCTCTAAACGTTGAGGGGTGTCAGGTGTCAGGTTCATGGCAGACCTGGAACCTGACACCTGACACCCCTCAACCTGTCACCTTTGGCTTGGCAGACTACTAGAACATCCGTCAGAGTTTAATTCGTCAGAATTTAGTCAACCTGATCACCGTTAATCACCCTACAAACGCGCTATGGCTTCCTTAAATGCTCTGCTGGTGGCGGGTACCGACACCGAGGTAGGTAAAACTGTAGTAACCAGTGCGCTGCTAGCCTACTGGCAGCGATATCAACCGGCTCAGGCTCCAGCGGTGCTGAAGCCGTTTCAATCGGGGGTGGGCGATCGCGAGCTGTACCAGCGCCTCTTTTTCCCCGCTGCGACCCTAGACGATATTACTCCCCAATATTTTGAGGCTCCCCTGGCTCCACCGTTGGCGGCGACCCTCGAAGGCCGCTCGGTCGATCTCACCCTGGCCTGGCGCACCCTAGAAGCCAACACCCAGCAGCATCCCTGGGTGTTGGTCGAAGGCTTGGGCGGCCTGGGGTCGCCAGTCACCTACGAGTTGACCGTGGCCGACCTGGCGGCGGCCTGGCATCTGCCCGTGGTGTTAGTGGTACCGGTTAAGCTGGGGGCGATCGCCCAGGCGATCGCCAATGTGGCCCTGGCCCGTCAGCATCACCTCGACCTGCGCGGCATCATTCTCAACTGTTCTATCCCCTGTACCGACGAGCAGATCAGCCAGTGGGCCCCGCAGGATGTAATCACCAACCTGGCTCAAATACCGGTGCTTGGCACCCTGCCTTACCTAGCTACGCCAGAGTCGGTCGAAGCCCTAGCCGCCGCTGCCGCCGCCCTCGACCTCGAAGCCCTGCATCCGTTGCTAGCGCAGGCCGTGCCCTAGCTAATGCCCAATTAGCTCGCCAAATTAGACGGTGACGGGGAACAAATCGCTCAGCACCAGCTGCATCAGATCAGCCGTCAAAGCAGGATGGGGCTCAGACACTGCCCCCACTAAATCTTTGGGAAAGCAGTCGCGGCTACCCCGTTCACAGTTGGGTCTAACGGTAGCGGTGGTGATAACCGGACCGGTCAGGCTAGGGACCGGTAAAACGGGGGGAAATTGAAAGAGCATGACTAAATCCTCGAAAGCACCCTGATTTTGGTCGATTTGCCGGCTGGGCCGCGATCGCTAGACAGCTGATTGTAGCCAAGCCCATCGATGGCGTCAGACGCTGCAAATCTGCTTTAACGATATAAGAAAAAACTTCACCAGCTACCTCATTCCAAGAATCAGTATTCTAAGAATCAGTTACATACAGTCAACACTCTGATTGGCTGAGGCGGTATAGCTGTGGCCAGCCTGGCTAAGACATCTTCCCTAAGAACGTTTGAACGTTCAAACGTTCTTAGGGGTTCTGGATGTCCTAACTCAGGTGATCATGGCTATAGCTCAGTGGCCCTCAGCCAAGATCTCATAGACGTTAAGGACGCGGATTCGATCCCTTGTATAGCGATGGCTATAACGGCTAAATTCTTTGGGAGGTAACACAATACGGTGGCTCACCCCCTCGGCAACACCCTCGGTGCTAAACTCTGGCGCAGCGTTGCGATCGCCGCTCTGAGCACCTTTCTAAGCATGCAACTGTCGCCCTACCTGGCCCAAGCGGCAAGCCCGGTGCGATCGGCTCCCTTCCGCATTGACGGGCACAGTCAAGACCTACTGGCCCAACTGGAGCAACTGCCCAACGGCAGCGTGGCTCTACCCAACTTTGACCCGGCGGTGAATGGGTTTCAGTTTTCTAACCAAGAACTGATCCAGGCCATTGACCACAATCGCAACGCCC is a genomic window of Nodosilinea sp. E11 containing:
- the bioD gene encoding dethiobiotin synthase, with product MASLNALLVAGTDTEVGKTVVTSALLAYWQRYQPAQAPAVLKPFQSGVGDRELYQRLFFPAATLDDITPQYFEAPLAPPLAATLEGRSVDLTLAWRTLEANTQQHPWVLVEGLGGLGSPVTYELTVADLAAAWHLPVVLVVPVKLGAIAQAIANVALARQHHLDLRGIILNCSIPCTDEQISQWAPQDVITNLAQIPVLGTLPYLATPESVEALAAAAAALDLEALHPLLAQAVP